The proteins below are encoded in one region of Telopea speciosissima isolate NSW1024214 ecotype Mountain lineage chromosome 10, Tspe_v1, whole genome shotgun sequence:
- the LOC122642551 gene encoding GDSL esterase/lipase At5g14450-like isoform X1, protein MALGWFGIRRVIWGCPCPLFGLLVLGLMGMGRVAVVESLNLSSSSTSKFSSCEFPAIYNFGDSNSDTGARSAAFDAIPPPNGETFFGKPSGRSCDGRLIIDFIAEELGLPYLSAYLDSIGTSFRKGANFAAGGASIRQGGYSPFHLDIQISQFQQFKARSLQQLAGKSAACKNNLPRPEDFSKALYTFDIGQNDLSYGFQHTSEDQVRASVPDILDQFSSAIQRLYEEGARTFWVHNTGPVGCLPYAVIYYPNKDGSHLDQNGCVRTQNEVAQDFNRQLLDRITLLRTQFPLAVFTYVDVYYAKYDLITNAMNQGFVDPLKFCCGSYYGYHVDCGKKAVINGTVYGNACENPSSYVSWDGIHYSQEANRRVAIRIFNGSLSHPPIPITKACHASSSS, encoded by the exons ATGGCTTTGGGGTGGTTTGGAATTAGGAGGGTAATCTGGGGCTGCCCTTGCCCTTTATTTGGGTTGTTGGTTTTGGGGTTGATGGGCATGGGAAGAGTAGCTGTAGTGGAGAGTTTAAACCTATCATCGTCATCCACTTCCAAGTTCTCGAGCTGCGAATTCCCAGCGATCTACAACTTCGGGGACTCCAACTCAGATACCGGCGCTAGATCCGCGGCGTTCGATGCGATCCCTCCCCCCAACGGCGAGACCTTCTTTGGCAAGCCCTCCGGCAGGTCCTGCGATGGCCGTCTCATTATCGATTTCATTG CGGAGGAATTGGGATTACCGTATTTGAGCGCGTACCTGGACTCAATTGGAACCAGTTTCAGGAAGGGGGCGAACTTCGCCGCAGGAGGGGCGTCCATTCGCCAAGGAGGTTACAGTCCCTTCCATCTCGATATCCAGATCTCTCAATTTCAACAATTCAAAGCACGCTCTCTGCAACAACTCGC AGGGAAAAGCGCAGCTTGCAAGAACAATCTACCGAGACCAGAGGATTTCTCCAAGGCTTTGTACACATTCGATATCGGCCAGAACGATCTCTCCTACGGGTTTCAACACACGTCAGAAGATCAAGTTCGAGCTTCAGTTCCTGATATTCTCGATCAATTCTCTTCGGCCATTCAG CGACTTTATGAGGAAGGGGCGAGGACATTTTGGGTACATAATACGGGGCCGGTGGGCTGTTTGCCTTACGCCGTTATATATTACCCAAACAAGGACGGTTCGCATCTGGACCAGAACGGGTGTGTACGGACCCAAAACGAGGTGGCCCAGGACTTCAACCGGCAGCTTTTGGACCGGATCACACTACTCAGGACTCAGTTCCCGCTAGCGGTTTTCACATACGTCGACGTGTATTACGCGAAATATGATCTCATCACCAATGCCATGAATCAAGGTTTCGTGGACCCACTTAAGTTTTGTTGTGGAAGCTATTACGGctatcatgtggattgtgggaAGAAGGCAGTGATCAACGGGACCGTCTACGGAAATGCTTGTGAGAACCCTAGTAGTTACGTTAGTTGGGATGGGATCCATTACTCTCAGGAAGCCAATCGTCGTGTTGCAATCCGCATCTTTAATGGTTCCTTGTCCCACCCACCCATTCCTATCACTAAAGCCTGTCACGCTTCCTCGTCTTCATAA
- the LOC122642551 gene encoding GDSL esterase/lipase At5g14450-like isoform X2 produces MALGWFGIRRVIWGCPCPLFGLLVLGLMGMGRVAVVESLNLSSSSTSKFSSCEFPAIYNFGDSNSDTGARSAAFDAIPPPNGETFFGKPSGRSCDGRLIIDFIAEELGLPYLSAYLDSIGTSFRKGANFAAGGASIRQGGYSPFHLDIQISQFQQFKARSLQQLAAACKNNLPRPEDFSKALYTFDIGQNDLSYGFQHTSEDQVRASVPDILDQFSSAIQRLYEEGARTFWVHNTGPVGCLPYAVIYYPNKDGSHLDQNGCVRTQNEVAQDFNRQLLDRITLLRTQFPLAVFTYVDVYYAKYDLITNAMNQGFVDPLKFCCGSYYGYHVDCGKKAVINGTVYGNACENPSSYVSWDGIHYSQEANRRVAIRIFNGSLSHPPIPITKACHASSSS; encoded by the exons ATGGCTTTGGGGTGGTTTGGAATTAGGAGGGTAATCTGGGGCTGCCCTTGCCCTTTATTTGGGTTGTTGGTTTTGGGGTTGATGGGCATGGGAAGAGTAGCTGTAGTGGAGAGTTTAAACCTATCATCGTCATCCACTTCCAAGTTCTCGAGCTGCGAATTCCCAGCGATCTACAACTTCGGGGACTCCAACTCAGATACCGGCGCTAGATCCGCGGCGTTCGATGCGATCCCTCCCCCCAACGGCGAGACCTTCTTTGGCAAGCCCTCCGGCAGGTCCTGCGATGGCCGTCTCATTATCGATTTCATTG CGGAGGAATTGGGATTACCGTATTTGAGCGCGTACCTGGACTCAATTGGAACCAGTTTCAGGAAGGGGGCGAACTTCGCCGCAGGAGGGGCGTCCATTCGCCAAGGAGGTTACAGTCCCTTCCATCTCGATATCCAGATCTCTCAATTTCAACAATTCAAAGCACGCTCTCTGCAACAACTCGCTGCTG CTTGCAAGAACAATCTACCGAGACCAGAGGATTTCTCCAAGGCTTTGTACACATTCGATATCGGCCAGAACGATCTCTCCTACGGGTTTCAACACACGTCAGAAGATCAAGTTCGAGCTTCAGTTCCTGATATTCTCGATCAATTCTCTTCGGCCATTCAG CGACTTTATGAGGAAGGGGCGAGGACATTTTGGGTACATAATACGGGGCCGGTGGGCTGTTTGCCTTACGCCGTTATATATTACCCAAACAAGGACGGTTCGCATCTGGACCAGAACGGGTGTGTACGGACCCAAAACGAGGTGGCCCAGGACTTCAACCGGCAGCTTTTGGACCGGATCACACTACTCAGGACTCAGTTCCCGCTAGCGGTTTTCACATACGTCGACGTGTATTACGCGAAATATGATCTCATCACCAATGCCATGAATCAAGGTTTCGTGGACCCACTTAAGTTTTGTTGTGGAAGCTATTACGGctatcatgtggattgtgggaAGAAGGCAGTGATCAACGGGACCGTCTACGGAAATGCTTGTGAGAACCCTAGTAGTTACGTTAGTTGGGATGGGATCCATTACTCTCAGGAAGCCAATCGTCGTGTTGCAATCCGCATCTTTAATGGTTCCTTGTCCCACCCACCCATTCCTATCACTAAAGCCTGTCACGCTTCCTCGTCTTCATAA